The proteins below are encoded in one region of Acidobacteriota bacterium:
- a CDS encoding universal stress protein, with protein sequence MRIKKLLFTTDFSEPARQALPHALELARKFGSQIIVLHVRTLFTDDPSNVEYQFLDEDRYEDFLDKNLKKASQPLSSEVSFETAVVRNVSPAAGIVEYAEENKVDMIVMGTHGRSALGHFFLGSVAEKVVRHAPCPVLSVGPKGQDHYIDQPDHAEILAPFDFSEHSIAAVGKALELAEAFGANVHVLYVLEQEVHPAFFATWKLSVEQHLGEIRSNAIKALEEELGEATAARVDLTVKIGDDRSDREISRYCRDKDIDLIVMGTHGLSGIDRALLGSTTERVIRKAPCPVLTFKLE encoded by the coding sequence ATGAGAATCAAGAAACTGCTCTTTACCACCGATTTTTCGGAGCCGGCCCGGCAGGCCTTGCCTCACGCGCTGGAGCTGGCGCGCAAGTTCGGTTCCCAGATCATCGTGCTCCACGTGCGCACTCTCTTCACCGACGATCCGAGCAATGTCGAGTACCAGTTCCTGGACGAAGACCGATACGAAGACTTCCTGGACAAGAATCTGAAGAAAGCCTCTCAACCCCTCTCTTCCGAGGTGTCCTTCGAGACGGCCGTGGTCCGCAACGTCTCTCCCGCGGCCGGCATCGTCGAATATGCCGAGGAGAACAAGGTCGACATGATCGTCATGGGGACTCATGGACGATCGGCGCTGGGCCATTTCTTTCTGGGCAGCGTGGCCGAAAAGGTCGTGCGCCACGCCCCCTGCCCGGTACTTTCAGTGGGACCCAAAGGACAGGATCACTACATCGACCAGCCCGATCATGCCGAGATTCTGGCTCCCTTCGATTTCTCGGAGCACTCCATCGCCGCCGTGGGCAAGGCTCTCGAGCTGGCGGAGGCCTTCGGCGCCAACGTGCACGTCCTCTACGTTCTGGAGCAGGAGGTCCATCCGGCCTTTTTCGCCACCTGGAAGCTCTCGGTGGAGCAGCATCTGGGGGAAATCCGCAGCAACGCCATCAAGGCCCTCGAGGAAGAACTGGGAGAGGCTACGGCGGCTCGCGTCGATTTGACCGTCAAGATCGGCGATGACCGTTCAGACCGTGAAATCAGCCGCTATTGCCGGGACAAAGATATCGACCTCATCGTCATGGGAACCCATGGCCTTTCAGGCATCGACCGGGCTTTGCTGGGCAGTACCACGGAAAGGGTCATCCGCAAAGCTCCCTGTCCGGTGCTGACTTTCAAGCTGGAGTAG
- a CDS encoding cupin domain-containing protein: protein MSESKVSRFCWEEMPKEILTDKLSRRLITGERMMLAHVYLKKGCVVPLHQHENEQLTYILEGALKFFIGADKSREVVVKAGEVLHLPSNVPHEAVALEDTLDVDIFSPPRQDWLDKDDAYLRGGNQSPR from the coding sequence GTGTCCGAATCCAAAGTGAGCCGCTTCTGCTGGGAAGAAATGCCCAAGGAAATCCTGACCGACAAGCTGAGCCGGCGCCTGATTACGGGCGAGCGCATGATGCTGGCCCATGTCTACCTGAAGAAAGGATGCGTGGTGCCGCTGCACCAGCACGAAAACGAGCAACTGACCTACATCCTGGAAGGCGCCCTCAAGTTCTTCATCGGGGCCGACAAGTCCCGCGAGGTCGTCGTCAAGGCCGGCGAGGTCCTGCATTTGCCCTCCAACGTCCCTCACGAAGCAGTAGCGCTGGAAGACACGCTGGACGTCGACATCTTTTCGCCTCCGCGTCAGGACTGGCTGGATAAGGACGACGCCTACCTGAGGGGCGGAAATCAGTCTCCCCGCTAG
- a CDS encoding phage holin family protein produces MASFLIAVLTMGLAVFLVAQLLPGIKVRNFPTALLVALVFGILNALLKKLLIFLTLPFVVLTLGLFIVVINAFLLWITSRLIKGFEVAGIGPLLLGTLLISLIDLIFHWMIF; encoded by the coding sequence ATGGCCTCATTCCTGATTGCGGTACTGACCATGGGCTTGGCGGTATTTCTGGTAGCCCAGCTCCTGCCCGGGATCAAGGTCCGGAATTTCCCCACCGCCCTGCTGGTAGCGCTGGTGTTCGGCATCCTCAACGCCCTGCTGAAAAAGTTGCTGATCTTCCTCACCCTGCCCTTCGTGGTGCTTACCCTGGGGCTCTTCATCGTCGTCATCAACGCCTTTCTGCTTTGGATCACGAGCCGTCTGATCAAGGGATTCGAGGTCGCGGGAATCGGCCCCCTCTTGTTGGGGACCCTGCTCATCTCCCTGATTGACCTGATTTTCCATTGGATGATTTTCTGA
- a CDS encoding TolC family protein, with translation MSLKKLYSRAGRLLLLLAICAVVTAQTDEQPFLLQEAVRRAAQESPSVKAARHRWQAARQGKTIALSLPDPRLSYTDFLRSVETRTGPQRYSLALSQSLPFPSKLITSGRMAEREEQIAYLSYQAAMRDAVARAKELYFELYYIDRAQQVSQAVLEIYTRYAQLALGGEEGQAVHLADRFRAETQAAQLGYDLMLLQEMRRSEADRLRAVLALGADRALGPTQQVRPPLPLGTPVSQLQDVAAAYNQELKAAGLEVERARLASSLARQSYIPDLTFSANYINVGPALNPSTPDAGRDPFGLGVGISIPLWFWKNRAHTRRAKEEEMAAQAEQEARRLNLRAEVSRAYFQLVNAARLTRLYNDTLLPQARQAQQSAEQLYRSGQAPLASLLETAATYHNFELAQLRATADYYQAVARLERLLGRAFHPQASNLSGAEGGNEAKDER, from the coding sequence GTGAGTCTCAAGAAGCTTTACAGCAGGGCGGGACGGCTGTTGTTGCTGCTGGCCATCTGTGCCGTCGTCACGGCGCAAACGGATGAACAACCGTTCCTCTTGCAGGAGGCCGTGCGGCGAGCGGCACAGGAGAGCCCCTCGGTTAAGGCGGCTCGCCACCGTTGGCAAGCGGCGCGTCAGGGAAAAACCATCGCCCTCTCCCTGCCTGACCCTCGCCTCAGCTACACCGACTTTCTGCGCAGCGTGGAAACTCGTACCGGTCCCCAGCGCTATAGCCTGGCCCTTTCCCAGAGCCTGCCCTTCCCCAGCAAGCTGATCACCTCGGGCCGCATGGCCGAGCGGGAGGAGCAGATCGCCTACTTGAGTTATCAGGCGGCTATGCGCGACGCGGTTGCCCGGGCCAAGGAACTCTACTTCGAACTCTACTATATAGACAGGGCCCAGCAGGTCAGCCAAGCGGTTTTGGAGATCTACACCCGCTACGCTCAACTGGCGCTGGGGGGAGAGGAGGGCCAGGCGGTCCACCTGGCCGACCGCTTCCGGGCCGAGACTCAAGCGGCTCAGCTCGGGTACGACCTGATGCTGCTGCAAGAGATGCGCCGCAGCGAGGCCGACCGGCTGCGGGCGGTGCTGGCCCTGGGCGCCGACCGTGCCCTGGGACCCACTCAACAGGTCCGTCCCCCTCTGCCCCTGGGGACGCCGGTCTCGCAACTGCAGGACGTGGCCGCGGCCTACAATCAGGAACTGAAAGCGGCCGGCCTCGAGGTGGAGCGGGCCCGCCTGGCCTCTTCCCTGGCCCGTCAGTCCTACATCCCCGACCTGACTTTCTCCGCCAACTACATCAATGTGGGTCCCGCCCTCAATCCCTCCACCCCCGACGCGGGTCGCGATCCTTTCGGGCTGGGAGTCGGCATTAGCATACCCCTGTGGTTTTGGAAGAACCGGGCTCACACCCGCCGAGCCAAAGAAGAGGAGATGGCGGCCCAAGCCGAACAGGAAGCGCGGCGCCTCAACTTGAGGGCCGAGGTGTCGCGGGCTTACTTCCAGCTTGTCAATGCGGCCCGCCTGACCCGGCTCTACAACGACACCTTGCTGCCCCAGGCCCGCCAGGCGCAGCAATCGGCCGAGCAGCTCTACCGAAGCGGACAAGCCCCGCTGGCCTCGCTGCTGGAAACCGCCGCCACCTACCACAATTTCGAGCTGGCCCAGCTTCGCGCCACTGCCGACTACTACCAGGCCGTGGCCCGTCTGGAGCGGCTGCTGGGAAGAGCCTTCCACCCTCAAGCGTCCAACTTGTCAGGGGCCGAGGGAGGAAACGAGGCAAAGGACGAGAGATGA